Proteins from a single region of Amycolatopsis sp. CA-230715:
- the frc gene encoding formyl-CoA transferase, producing the protein MGKALEGVRVLDMTHVQSGPSSTQILAWLGADVIKLETPGRGDITRGQLRDVPGADSLYFTMLNSNKRSITLNMKSAEGKEVFEKLVSTVDVLVENFGPGVVDRFGYPWERLAELNPRLVYASIKGFGLGRYSGFKAYEVIAQAMGGAMSTTGFEDGPPTATGAQIGDSGTGIHLVAAILAALYQRTSTGRGQRVQVAMQDAVLNLCRVKLRDQQRLAHGPLQEYPNDNFGDEVPRSGNASGGGQPGWAVKCAPGGPNDYIYVIIQPVGWGPLTELIGKPELASDPAWATPEVRLSKLDKAFALVEEWTERHTKWEVMEALNARDIPCGPILSTKELIEDETLAELGSVVEVPHPERGSFKTVGCPLKLSDSPVEVERSPLLGEHNDEVLGDLGYTPEQLENLRAAGVI; encoded by the coding sequence ATGGGCAAGGCACTCGAAGGCGTTCGCGTACTCGACATGACGCACGTGCAGTCCGGCCCGTCGTCGACCCAGATACTGGCCTGGCTCGGCGCGGACGTGATCAAGCTGGAGACCCCCGGCCGCGGTGACATCACGCGTGGGCAGCTCCGGGACGTGCCGGGGGCGGACAGCCTGTACTTCACGATGCTGAACTCCAACAAGCGCAGCATCACGTTGAACATGAAGAGCGCGGAGGGCAAGGAGGTCTTCGAAAAACTGGTGTCCACAGTGGACGTCCTGGTGGAGAACTTCGGACCGGGCGTCGTGGACCGCTTCGGCTATCCGTGGGAGCGGCTCGCCGAGCTGAACCCCCGGCTGGTCTACGCCTCGATCAAGGGCTTCGGCCTCGGTCGCTACTCCGGTTTCAAGGCCTACGAAGTGATCGCGCAGGCGATGGGCGGCGCGATGAGCACCACCGGTTTCGAGGACGGGCCACCGACCGCGACCGGCGCGCAGATCGGCGACTCGGGCACCGGGATCCACCTGGTGGCCGCGATACTCGCCGCGCTGTACCAGCGCACGAGCACCGGGCGCGGTCAGCGCGTGCAGGTCGCCATGCAGGACGCGGTGCTCAACCTGTGCCGGGTGAAGCTGCGCGACCAGCAGCGGCTGGCGCACGGCCCGCTGCAGGAGTACCCGAACGACAACTTCGGCGACGAGGTGCCGCGCTCCGGCAACGCCTCCGGTGGCGGCCAGCCCGGCTGGGCGGTGAAATGCGCGCCGGGCGGGCCCAACGACTACATCTACGTGATCATCCAGCCGGTGGGCTGGGGACCGCTCACCGAACTGATCGGAAAACCGGAACTCGCCAGCGATCCGGCATGGGCGACCCCGGAGGTCCGGCTGTCCAAACTGGACAAGGCGTTCGCGCTCGTCGAGGAGTGGACGGAAAGGCACACCAAGTGGGAAGTGATGGAGGCGCTCAACGCCCGTGACATCCCGTGCGGGCCGATCCTGTCGACGAAGGAGCTGATCGAGGACGAAACGCTCGCCGAACTCGGTTCCGTGGTCGAGGTGCCGCATCCGGAGCGGGGCAGCTTCAAGACCGTCGGCTGCCCGCTGAAGCTGTCGGACTCCCCGGTGGAGGTCGAGCGGTCACCGCTGCTCGGCGAGCACAACGACGAGGTCCTCGGCGACCTCGGCTACACCCCCGAGCAACTCGAAAACCTCCGCGCCGCGGGCGTCATCTAG